A part of Triplophysa dalaica isolate WHDGS20190420 chromosome 17, ASM1584641v1, whole genome shotgun sequence genomic DNA contains:
- the LOC130438800 gene encoding uncharacterized protein LOC130438800 isoform X1 — translation MGGVGVDLLLLLVLIFRASCIEDVGGSGRIQADPTKETSVLTDFSFVACNGVTGHLGGEITLKCTVIYSNRCHAVMYKFINKDRNTTICRERFTSKSTQKHFSCSYNPNEDMTSTFLFFLQADCGIVKKYFTVNTAGGSGRIQGDPTKETSVLTDFSFVACKGVTEHLGGEITLKCTVIYSNRCHAVMYKFINKDRNTTICRERFTSKSTQKHFSCSYTPNEDMTSTFLFFLQADCGIVKKYFTVNTAGGSGRIQADPTKETSVLTDFSLVACKGVTGHLGGEITLKCTVIYSNRCHAVMYKFINKDRNTTICPERLTSKSTQKHFSCSYAPNEDMTSTFLFFLQADCGIVKKYFTVNTAGGSGRIQADPTKETSVLTGKPGIAIIMAGISCFIIFVVGFVLVRKHNTKNSFGFLKNYVVLDDKIKTPDKETM, via the exons ATGGGAGGTGTTGGTGTTGACCTACTGCTTCTGCTGGTTCTGATCTTCAGAGCTTCCTGTATAGAGGATGTTG GTGGATCTGGTAGAATCCAGGCAGACCCCACAAAAGAAACTTCTGTCCTAACAG ATTTCTCCTTTGTAGCCTGCAATGGTGTGACTGGACATTTGGGAGGAGAAATAACTCTTAAATGCACAGTCATTTATAGCAATAGATGCCATGCAGTGATGTACAAGTTTATTAATAAGGATAGAAACACAACAATCTGTCGAGAGAGGTTTACAAGCAAATCCACTCAAAAGCACTTTTCCTGTTCTTACAATCCAAATGAAGACATGACATCaacatttctgttctttttgCAAGCGGATTGTggaatagtaaaaaaatatttcactgtGAACACAGCAG GTGGATCTGGTAGAATCCAGGGAGACCCCACAAAAGAAACTTCTGTCCTAACAG ATTTCTCCTTTGTAGCCTGTAAAGGTGTGACTGAACATTTGGGAGGAGAAATAACTCTTAAATGCACAGTCATTTATAGCAATAGATGCCATGCAGTGATGTACAAGTTTATTAATAAGGATAGAAACACAACAATCTGTCGAGAGAGGTTTACAAGCAAATCCACTCAAAAGCACTTTTCCTGTTCTTACACTCCAAATGAAGACATGACATCaacatttctgttctttttgCAAGCGGATTGTggaatagtaaaaaaatatttcactgtGAACACAGCAG GTGGATCTGGTAGAATCCAGGCAGACCCCACAAAAGAAACTTCTGTCCTAACAG ATTTCTCCTTAGTAGCCTGTAAAGGTGTGACTGGACATTTGGGAGGAGAAATAACTCTTAAATGCACAGTCATTTATAGCAATAGATGCCATGCAGTGATGTACAAGTTTATTAATAAGGATAGAAACACAACAATCTGTCCAGAGAGGTTAACAAGCAAATCCACTCAAAAGCACTTTTCCTGTTCTTACGCTCCAAATGAAGACATGACATCaacatttctgttctttttgCAAGCGGATTGTggaatagtaaaaaaatatttcactgtGAACACAGCAG GTGGATCTGGTAGAATCCAGGCAGACCCCACAAAAGAAACTTCTGTCCTAACAG gtAAACCTGGGATTGCCATCATCATGGCTGGTATAAGCTGTTTTATCATTTTCGTCGTGGGATTTGTTCTCGTAAGAAAGCACAATACTAAGAACAGTTTTGGATTCCTGAAGAACTATGTGGTGTTGGACGACAAGATCAAAACCCCAGATAAAGAAACAATGTGA
- the LOC130438800 gene encoding uncharacterized protein LOC130438800 isoform X2 — translation MGGVGVDLLLLLVLIFRASCIEDVGGSGRIQGDPTKETSVLTDFSFVACKGVTEHLGGEITLKCTVIYSNRCHAVMYKFINKDRNTTICRERFTSKSTQKHFSCSYTPNEDMTSTFLFFLQADCGIVKKYFTVNTAGGSGRIQADPTKETSVLTDFSLVACKGVTGHLGGEITLKCTVIYSNRCHAVMYKFINKDRNTTICPERLTSKSTQKHFSCSYAPNEDMTSTFLFFLQADCGIVKKYFTVNTAGGSGRIQADPTKETSVLTGKPGIAIIMAGISCFIIFVVGFVLVRKHNTKNSFGFLKNYVVLDDKIKTPDKETM, via the exons ATGGGAGGTGTTGGTGTTGACCTACTGCTTCTGCTGGTTCTGATCTTCAGAGCTTCCTGTATAGAGGATGTTG GTGGATCTGGTAGAATCCAGGGAGACCCCACAAAAGAAACTTCTGTCCTAACAG ATTTCTCCTTTGTAGCCTGTAAAGGTGTGACTGAACATTTGGGAGGAGAAATAACTCTTAAATGCACAGTCATTTATAGCAATAGATGCCATGCAGTGATGTACAAGTTTATTAATAAGGATAGAAACACAACAATCTGTCGAGAGAGGTTTACAAGCAAATCCACTCAAAAGCACTTTTCCTGTTCTTACACTCCAAATGAAGACATGACATCaacatttctgttctttttgCAAGCGGATTGTggaatagtaaaaaaatatttcactgtGAACACAGCAG GTGGATCTGGTAGAATCCAGGCAGACCCCACAAAAGAAACTTCTGTCCTAACAG ATTTCTCCTTAGTAGCCTGTAAAGGTGTGACTGGACATTTGGGAGGAGAAATAACTCTTAAATGCACAGTCATTTATAGCAATAGATGCCATGCAGTGATGTACAAGTTTATTAATAAGGATAGAAACACAACAATCTGTCCAGAGAGGTTAACAAGCAAATCCACTCAAAAGCACTTTTCCTGTTCTTACGCTCCAAATGAAGACATGACATCaacatttctgttctttttgCAAGCGGATTGTggaatagtaaaaaaatatttcactgtGAACACAGCAG GTGGATCTGGTAGAATCCAGGCAGACCCCACAAAAGAAACTTCTGTCCTAACAG gtAAACCTGGGATTGCCATCATCATGGCTGGTATAAGCTGTTTTATCATTTTCGTCGTGGGATTTGTTCTCGTAAGAAAGCACAATACTAAGAACAGTTTTGGATTCCTGAAGAACTATGTGGTGTTGGACGACAAGATCAAAACCCCAGATAAAGAAACAATGTGA